A window from Bordetella petrii encodes these proteins:
- a CDS encoding BatD family protein: MMSWRRFFAWAQACLAVACAQALAQEAPALRVTAHLQTPAQAQVGATLKLELEVATPTWFTQPPRLPALELPGVMVTAPAGQGAIVREQHDGVTYNGLRYIYLLSPTVAGTLRVPALTVSAQIGPGRTAVTASSTPFSFDVAAGTSAAGGRGVATGKFTISQGFDSSPDPLVKGGRVTRSITQRAEGEQAMLLPAAPLDDVPGFKRYPREPEVTTLTDGRGGFVGGQRIDRADYVAQQTGQLSLPGLVLHWRDSTTGLPRRQELPGRTFSVSAGPPADPPFSLAQDLAQLRHDLRWVLPGAWLAWGAGLAVVVLAVWLGWPWWRCGMQAMRLRLRQARMRRRGSEPWHWRAWRREARREAEPWTAFYRWLRVAAGVDDLRAAVRRLGKSDAAAADQALRGAYGKPAAGAWRAILLRASPQWRRTWLAQHTPARPHALSETLNPTGAAGPASSFKEGTR, translated from the coding sequence ATGATGAGTTGGCGCCGATTCTTCGCATGGGCCCAGGCATGCCTGGCCGTGGCTTGCGCGCAAGCTCTTGCCCAGGAAGCGCCCGCGCTGCGAGTTACCGCACACCTGCAGACGCCTGCTCAGGCACAGGTCGGCGCAACCCTGAAATTGGAGTTGGAGGTTGCCACACCCACCTGGTTCACGCAGCCGCCCCGGCTTCCCGCGCTGGAGCTGCCCGGCGTCATGGTGACGGCGCCCGCCGGGCAGGGAGCCATCGTGCGCGAGCAGCATGATGGCGTGACTTACAACGGGCTGCGCTATATCTATTTGCTGAGCCCGACCGTCGCGGGCACGCTGCGGGTTCCGGCATTGACGGTAAGCGCACAAATCGGGCCAGGCCGAACGGCCGTCACAGCCAGCAGCACGCCGTTTTCATTTGATGTAGCGGCGGGCACGAGCGCGGCCGGCGGGCGCGGCGTTGCTACCGGCAAATTTACGATATCGCAGGGTTTCGACTCGTCGCCTGACCCCCTGGTCAAGGGGGGGCGAGTAACGCGCAGCATTACGCAGCGAGCCGAAGGGGAGCAGGCGATGCTGCTGCCCGCCGCGCCGCTAGACGATGTGCCGGGCTTCAAGCGTTACCCGCGCGAGCCGGAAGTCACCACACTGACAGATGGCCGTGGCGGGTTCGTCGGCGGGCAACGCATCGATCGTGCCGACTACGTCGCCCAGCAAACGGGCCAGCTTAGTCTGCCCGGCCTGGTCTTGCACTGGCGCGACAGCACAACCGGGCTGCCACGCCGACAAGAATTGCCAGGGCGGACTTTCTCGGTTAGCGCCGGGCCGCCGGCCGATCCGCCATTTTCACTGGCGCAAGACCTGGCGCAGTTGCGGCACGATCTGCGCTGGGTGCTGCCGGGGGCGTGGCTGGCGTGGGGGGCAGGCTTGGCGGTTGTTGTGCTTGCGGTGTGGCTGGGGTGGCCCTGGTGGCGCTGCGGCATGCAGGCAATGCGGCTTCGGCTGCGGCAGGCACGCATGCGCCGGCGTGGTAGCGAGCCCTGGCACTGGCGTGCCTGGCGTCGCGAAGCGCGCCGGGAAGCCGAGCCGTGGACCGCGTTCTATCGATGGCTAAGGGTGGCTGCCGGCGTTGATGACTTGCGCGCGGCCGTGAGGCGGCTGGGCAAATCTGACGCCGCGGCAGCCGATCAGGCATTGCGCGGCGCATACGGAAAACCCGCTGCCGGCGCCTGGCGCGCCATATTGCTCCGGGCTTCACCCCAATGGCGGCGCACCTGGCTGGCGCAGCACACACCGGCCCGGCCTCACGCTCTGTCTGAAACGTTGAATCCAACAGGGGCCGCCGGCCCTGCCAGCTCATTCAAAGAAGGAACACGATGA
- a CDS encoding HAD family hydrolase translates to MERTPLGALRRWVAWVGMSAIALLMSACAGPHAGSHSADLPSWNDGPSRQAIVAFVQAVTAPGSPDFVPAEQRVAVFDNDGTLWSEQPMYFQVLYALDRIKTMAPQHPEWARRQPFKAAIEGDQATLARSGQAGLMKIVAVTQTGMSVDDFTRDAAAWAATARHPRFNQRYIDMTYAPMRELLGYLRASGFQTYIVSGGEVEFMRAWAPAVYGIPPEQIIGTTFVTTFDNRPGAPVLWREGKLAFNDDGPGKPVAIQRHIGRRPIMAFGNSDGDLQMLQWTAAGEGRRFAGLVHHTDARREWAYDRTSQVGRLDQALDEARRQGWTVVDMQAEWSRVYSFEHTK, encoded by the coding sequence ATGGAGAGAACGCCCTTGGGAGCGTTGCGGCGCTGGGTCGCCTGGGTGGGGATGTCGGCCATCGCGTTGCTGATGTCGGCCTGCGCGGGGCCGCATGCGGGGTCGCACTCCGCCGATCTGCCGTCCTGGAACGACGGCCCTTCGCGGCAGGCAATCGTCGCATTCGTACAGGCGGTGACAGCCCCCGGCAGTCCGGATTTCGTTCCGGCCGAGCAGCGCGTCGCGGTGTTCGACAACGACGGCACGCTATGGAGCGAGCAGCCCATGTACTTCCAGGTGTTGTATGCCCTGGACCGCATTAAGACCATGGCGCCCCAGCATCCCGAATGGGCACGGCGCCAACCGTTCAAGGCAGCCATCGAGGGCGATCAAGCTACGCTGGCCAGATCGGGCCAGGCCGGGCTGATGAAAATCGTGGCCGTGACGCAAACCGGTATGAGCGTCGACGATTTCACCCGGGATGCCGCCGCCTGGGCAGCTACGGCACGCCACCCGCGCTTCAACCAGCGTTACATCGACATGACCTATGCCCCCATGCGCGAGTTGCTGGGCTACCTGCGCGCAAGCGGGTTCCAGACTTACATCGTTTCCGGTGGCGAAGTCGAGTTCATGCGTGCCTGGGCGCCGGCCGTCTACGGAATCCCGCCCGAGCAGATTATCGGCACGACGTTCGTGACCACTTTTGACAATCGGCCGGGCGCGCCCGTGCTGTGGCGCGAAGGAAAGCTGGCATTCAACGACGACGGCCCGGGAAAACCAGTGGCCATACAACGCCATATCGGCCGCCGTCCGATCATGGCATTTGGCAATTCCGACGGGGACCTGCAGATGCTGCAGTGGACCGCAGCAGGCGAGGGACGGCGCTTTGCCGGGCTGGTGCATCACACCGACGCGCGGCGCGAATGGGCCTATGACCGGACCTCGCAGGTGGGCCGCCTGGACCAGGCGCTGGACGAGGCCCGGCGG